The following proteins are encoded in a genomic region of Planococcus lenghuensis:
- a CDS encoding SDR family NAD(P)-dependent oxidoreductase: MKFKDDVAIITGAASGIGQEVALQLAKEGAKIVLVDLNACGKTINSFEQGTDYLECLGDIKDPKFVKAVVNRTIEKYGEVHILVNNAGTCSRLDLEDMTLEMWDRDLNTNLKATFLFTQAVVYPHMKEAGYGRIVNISSVSGINGGVVSGEEKNGRSGPAYAASKGGVIALTRWVAKELGKYGITCNSVAPGATATAITAGVAYDTGGQVIDRMGEPSDIAEAVLYFASRGAGYTTSQVLKVDGGISIG, encoded by the coding sequence GACAAGAAGTAGCTCTGCAATTAGCAAAAGAAGGAGCAAAAATCGTTCTAGTGGATTTAAATGCTTGCGGGAAGACAATAAATTCTTTTGAACAGGGAACGGATTATTTAGAATGCCTTGGTGATATTAAAGACCCGAAATTTGTGAAGGCGGTTGTTAACAGAACGATTGAAAAGTATGGAGAAGTTCATATATTAGTGAACAATGCTGGAACGTGCAGCCGATTGGACCTCGAGGATATGACGCTCGAAATGTGGGATCGGGATTTAAACACAAATTTAAAAGCGACCTTCTTGTTTACACAGGCTGTTGTCTATCCTCATATGAAAGAAGCGGGATACGGACGTATTGTAAACATCAGTTCTGTCTCGGGAATCAACGGTGGCGTTGTATCAGGAGAGGAAAAAAACGGGCGTTCAGGCCCTGCATATGCCGCTTCAAAAGGAGGTGTTATTGCACTGACCAGATGGGTGGCAAAAGAATTAGGTAAGTACGGCATTACATGCAACTCGGTTGCACCTGGTGCGACAGCAACGGCTATCACGGCTGGCGTTGCATACGATACCGGCGGGCAAGTAATTGACCGGATGGGCGAACCGAGTGATATTGCAGAAGCAGTCCTTTACTTTGCTTCTAGAGGAGCAGGATATACGACTTCTCAAGTTCTTAAAGTGGATGGGGGCATAAGCATTGGATAA